The proteins below come from a single Acidobacteriota bacterium genomic window:
- a CDS encoding AIR synthase family protein, with protein sequence MAIGKIDTRTFNSLFLNRLGRKDRTVLVPPMTGVDAAVIDIGGGKVLVVAEDPIFTMPRLPLEMFGWFTVHIGASDVAVMGVKPRYMTYTLLLPPDTPRKDLKTIAESIHKAALELGIAIVGGHTGYYPGFAAPTIGGITVFGIARKGAYVTPAGARPGNAVLLTKGPAVEAAGLLAVLREEELRKNHPAVLVSKAKALCSRLSVVDDALTAMRAGGVTAMHDATEGGVIGGLFEIAAASGVGMDVDENLFVYPDEIRMVCEALDIDPVKSIAEGSLLVSAERGAETKILRALKRRGIDASVIGEVTADPKRRSLRRRNGKSVPLAVPAQDPFWPAFFAALS encoded by the coding sequence ATGGCCATCGGAAAAATTGACACCCGCACGTTCAACAGTCTCTTTCTCAATCGGTTGGGACGCAAGGACCGCACGGTTCTCGTCCCGCCCATGACGGGCGTGGATGCGGCCGTCATCGATATCGGAGGGGGAAAGGTTCTCGTGGTCGCCGAGGATCCGATTTTCACCATGCCCCGCCTGCCGCTCGAGATGTTCGGCTGGTTTACGGTCCACATCGGCGCGAGCGATGTCGCCGTCATGGGTGTCAAACCGCGCTACATGACGTACACGCTTCTTCTTCCTCCGGACACACCGCGCAAGGATTTGAAAACGATCGCCGAATCGATCCACAAGGCGGCCCTCGAACTCGGCATCGCCATCGTCGGAGGCCATACCGGCTATTATCCTGGATTTGCCGCTCCGACGATTGGAGGAATCACGGTTTTCGGCATAGCCCGCAAGGGCGCTTACGTGACGCCCGCCGGCGCCCGACCCGGAAACGCCGTCCTCCTGACCAAGGGACCGGCCGTCGAAGCGGCCGGGCTCCTGGCCGTTTTGCGGGAAGAAGAATTGCGGAAAAATCATCCGGCGGTGTTGGTGAGCAAGGCGAAGGCGCTCTGCTCCAGGTTGAGCGTTGTCGACGACGCCCTGACGGCCATGCGGGCCGGCGGCGTGACGGCCATGCACGACGCCACCGAGGGCGGCGTCATCGGCGGACTTTTCGAAATCGCCGCGGCCTCGGGCGTCGGAATGGATGTCGACGAAAACCTCTTTGTGTATCCCGACGAGATCCGGATGGTTTGCGAAGCCCTGGACATCGACCCCGTCAAGTCCATTGCGGAAGGAAGCCTTCTTGTCTCCGCCGAGCGCGGTGCCGAAACGAAAATCCTGCGGGCCCTGAAGCGGCGAGGCATCGACGCCTCCGTGATCGGCGAAGTCACGGCCGATCCGAAGCGCCGATCCCTTCGGCGCCGGAACGGCAAGTCCGTGCCCCTCGCCGTTCCCGCCCAGGATCCGTTCTGGCCGGCTTTCTTCGCCGCCCTTTCCTAA
- a CDS encoding tetrahydrofolate dehydrogenase/cyclohydrolase catalytic domain-containing protein produces MAAKIISGKEISCQIRDELKIRAEALAKRGVTPGLGVVLVGDDPASASYVSAKAKAALELGLFEETVRLPAETSEKDILDTVDRLNRDDRFNGILVQLPLPKHVSPDKVINFISPEKDVDGFHPVNVGRLLRGEPCPLPCTPYGVLAMLERTGYDPAGKHVVICGRSNIVGKPLMALLVQKKKGANATVTVCHTGTPDMSRFTLQADILVAAMGSPRAVTADMIREGCVVIDVGVNRVEDPSAPRGYRLVGDCDFESMKEKAAAITPVPGGVGPMTVTMLMMNTIEAAERKAGLTP; encoded by the coding sequence ATGGCGGCCAAGATCATCAGCGGCAAGGAGATATCCTGCCAAATCCGGGACGAACTCAAGATCCGTGCGGAAGCCCTTGCGAAACGAGGCGTGACGCCGGGACTCGGTGTGGTTCTTGTCGGGGACGATCCGGCCTCCGCCTCCTATGTCTCGGCCAAGGCCAAGGCCGCCCTGGAACTCGGTCTTTTCGAGGAGACCGTCAGGCTTCCGGCCGAAACCTCGGAGAAGGACATTCTGGACACGGTGGATCGCTTGAACCGGGATGACCGATTCAACGGCATCCTTGTTCAACTCCCCCTTCCCAAGCATGTCTCTCCGGACAAGGTGATCAACTTCATCTCGCCCGAGAAGGATGTCGACGGTTTTCATCCGGTCAATGTCGGCCGCCTCCTGCGGGGAGAACCCTGCCCTCTGCCGTGTACTCCCTACGGTGTGCTGGCCATGCTCGAAAGGACGGGCTACGACCCTGCGGGAAAACACGTCGTCATCTGCGGGCGGAGCAACATCGTGGGCAAGCCCCTCATGGCTCTTCTCGTCCAGAAAAAGAAGGGAGCCAATGCCACGGTGACGGTCTGCCATACGGGGACGCCGGACATGTCGCGCTTCACTCTCCAGGCCGACATTCTGGTTGCGGCCATGGGCAGCCCCCGGGCCGTCACGGCCGACATGATCCGGGAGGGATGCGTGGTCATCGATGTCGGCGTCAACCGCGTCGAGGATCCCTCCGCACCGCGCGGCTACCGGCTGGTCGGCGATTGCGATTTCGAATCCATGAAGGAAAAGGCCGCGGCTATAACTCCTGTCCCGGGAGGCGTCGGCCCCATGACCGTGACCATGCTGATGATGAATACGATCGAGGCGGCGGAAAGGAAGGCCGGCCTCACGCCCTGA
- a CDS encoding pyridoxal phosphate-dependent aminotransferase → MTQTIIDPERVRNLLRERGVDSLARASIRDIVRIVNILEKESGQHFIRMEMGVPGLPAPAVGIEAEIDALRRGVASRYPMIEGLDDLKSAISRFTKLFLDIDVDPQGCIPTVGSMMGAFVCFLTANRNDRTKEGTLFLDPGFPVQKQQCRVLGQDFESIDVYDHRGPKLEAALENILSRGKTSTLLYSNPNNPSWICFTEDELKTIARAAKRHDVIVIEDLAYLCMDFRSNTGKPGHPPYQPTVARYTDQYILLISSSKAFSYAGQRIGMMVVSDTLFQRRYPDLLRYYASDVFGRALIYGAIYAISSGTSHSAQYGLKAMLEAACDGRFDFVAEVKEYGRRAHIMKNLFTLFGFHIVYDRDLDDPLADGFYFTLSYPGLDSGRLLEDLLCYGISAISLAITGSTRTEGIRACVSQIGAEKLPELEERLRRFHEDHPLNP, encoded by the coding sequence ATGACTCAAACGATTATCGACCCGGAAAGAGTCCGAAACCTGCTTCGGGAAAGAGGTGTCGACTCCCTGGCCCGGGCCAGCATCCGCGACATCGTCCGCATTGTCAATATTCTTGAAAAGGAATCCGGTCAACATTTCATCCGAATGGAAATGGGGGTGCCCGGACTTCCTGCGCCCGCCGTCGGCATTGAGGCGGAAATCGATGCGCTCCGCCGGGGCGTCGCATCCCGTTATCCGATGATCGAGGGCCTCGATGACCTCAAAAGCGCGATATCCCGGTTCACCAAACTCTTTCTCGATATTGATGTCGATCCCCAGGGATGCATCCCGACCGTCGGCTCCATGATGGGCGCCTTCGTCTGTTTTCTCACGGCCAACCGGAACGATCGGACCAAGGAAGGGACGCTCTTTCTCGACCCCGGTTTCCCTGTTCAGAAACAGCAGTGCCGCGTCCTCGGGCAGGATTTCGAATCCATCGACGTCTACGATCACCGGGGCCCCAAACTCGAGGCGGCCCTCGAAAACATCCTGAGCCGCGGCAAGACATCGACCCTTCTCTATTCGAACCCCAACAACCCGTCCTGGATCTGTTTCACGGAGGATGAACTGAAAACGATCGCCCGGGCGGCCAAACGGCACGATGTCATCGTCATCGAGGACCTCGCCTATCTCTGCATGGATTTCCGCAGTAACACCGGGAAACCGGGACACCCCCCTTATCAGCCGACGGTGGCCCGCTATACCGATCAATACATCCTGCTCATCTCCTCGTCCAAGGCTTTCAGCTACGCCGGCCAGCGCATCGGCATGATGGTCGTTTCCGACACCCTATTCCAGCGCCGCTATCCCGATCTTCTTCGATATTACGCCTCGGACGTCTTCGGACGAGCCTTGATTTACGGCGCCATCTACGCCATCTCCTCGGGGACATCCCATTCCGCCCAGTATGGACTCAAGGCCATGCTCGAGGCGGCCTGCGACGGCCGGTTCGATTTCGTCGCCGAGGTCAAGGAATACGGCCGGCGGGCCCACATCATGAAAAACCTTTTTACCCTGTTCGGTTTCCACATCGTCTATGACCGCGATCTCGACGACCCGCTGGCCGACGGTTTTTACTTCACCCTGTCCTATCCCGGGCTGGACTCCGGCCGCCTGTTGGAAGATCTCCTTTGTTACGGTATCAGCGCCATTTCCCTGGCCATTACGGGAAGCACCCGGACGGAGGGCATCCGCGCCTGTGTCTCGCAGATCGGAGCGGAGAAGCTCCCGGAACTGGAGGAGCGCCTTCGCCGCTTCCATGAGGATCATCCCCTCAACCCATAA
- a CDS encoding thioredoxin family protein → MMRKIIKKPDVECLSVSAFRATVAVSLLLTAGLIAFPGQPVELIGPLTREAILEALPDWAHEAAAHLPDPEIVARFHDFERPIVIRVVIGTWCPDCRRHLTAFFRLIELADNPVISVEYFGVSRDKLQPEDIVRDNRIERVPTFIVFENGREIGRIIEHPRISIEADLADILFGHS, encoded by the coding sequence ATGATGCGAAAAATTATCAAAAAGCCGGATGTTGAGTGCTTATCGGTCTCAGCTTTTCGAGCCACAGTCGCCGTGAGCCTTCTTTTGACCGCAGGTCTTATTGCCTTTCCTGGCCAACCGGTTGAACTCATCGGTCCCCTGACACGGGAAGCCATTCTCGAAGCTCTTCCGGATTGGGCTCATGAAGCGGCCGCTCATCTTCCCGACCCGGAGATCGTCGCCCGGTTTCATGACTTCGAGAGGCCGATTGTGATCCGGGTCGTCATCGGGACATGGTGTCCGGATTGCCGCAGGCATCTGACCGCCTTTTTCCGACTGATCGAGCTGGCCGACAACCCCGTGATTTCGGTCGAATACTTCGGCGTCTCACGGGACAAATTGCAACCCGAGGACATCGTCCGCGACAACCGGATCGAACGGGTGCCGACGTTCATTGTCTTCGAGAACGGCCGGGAGATCGGCCGTATCATCGAACACCCCCGCATTTCCATCGAGGCGGATCTGGCCGACATTCTCTTTGGTCATTCGTAA
- a CDS encoding CARDB domain-containing protein, whose product MDQRTPKPPWPAKADLAVRTFRQEVIKQSTLDYSLPPTVIREYRLHVMVINIGKGQAGPFKVPLEKKPQSYHASGATYEIVTQLKCDGLMPGKGSLLTAPGTFQDIDGGLDPQWWCFKATADSENEVQETNEANNILIQTNCKQS is encoded by the coding sequence ATGGACCAGAGAACCCCGAAACCTCCTTGGCCCGCAAAGGCCGACCTGGCCGTCAGGACCTTTCGTCAGGAAGTGATCAAGCAAAGCACTCTGGACTATTCTCTCCCTCCGACCGTCATTCGTGAATATCGACTTCACGTCATGGTGATCAACATCGGAAAAGGCCAAGCCGGACCGTTCAAAGTTCCACTCGAAAAGAAACCGCAATCATACCACGCATCGGGTGCGACTTATGAAATCGTGACCCAATTGAAATGTGACGGATTGATGCCCGGCAAGGGCAGCCTTCTTACGGCACCGGGGACTTTTCAGGATATCGACGGAGGTTTGGATCCGCAATGGTGGTGCTTTAAAGCCACGGCCGATTCGGAAAATGAAGTCCAGGAAACCAACGAAGCGAACAATATTCTCATCCAAACCAACTGCAAACAGTCCTGA